One window of the Salvia splendens isolate huo1 chromosome 1, SspV2, whole genome shotgun sequence genome contains the following:
- the LOC121793906 gene encoding histidine-containing phosphotransfer protein 1-like — MEVQLQRSYLEYSNALFHEGFLDGQFVQLQMLRDDSNPDFVMEVVTLFFEDSQRILNELSKTLDEQNVDFKKIDANVHQLKGSSSSIGAQRVRNACIAFRSFCDAQDVESCLRCLQQVKQEYLLVKNKLEALLRLEQQIVAAGGVIPTLNDSS; from the exons ATGGAGGTTCAGTTGCAAAGGAGCTATCTTGAATATAGTAATGCCTTGTTCCATGAG GGATTCTTGGATGGTCAGTTTGTTCAGCTGCAGATGCTTCGAGATGACAGCAATCCTGATTTTGTGATGGAAGTTGTGACCCTTTTCTTTGAGGATTCTCAACGAATTCTCAATGAACTCTCCAAGACCTT GGATGAGCAGAATGTGGACTTTAAGAAAATTGATGCTAATGTTCATCAACTGAAAGGTAGCAGTTCAAG TATTGGGGCTCAGAGAGTGAGAAATGCTTGCATTGCCTTCCGCAGCTTCTGTGACGCGCAAGACGTTGAATC GTGCCTTAGATGCTTGCAGCAAGTTAAGCAAGAGTACTTGCTAGTGAAGAACAAGCTCGAAGCTCTACTAAGG TTGGAGCAGCAGATTGTGGCAGCCGGCGGAGTGATCCCCACATTGAACGACTCCTCCTGA
- the LOC121808266 gene encoding uncharacterized protein LOC121808266, translated as MQSRCTNHVSHMLYVLSRRLRRLCSTLRWFMWRPHPRPRVIIRRLGRRKKLASSRSFDFYQNQNRSSRPIRLATFNAALFSLAPAIPVPERSAVLVQEDGDCLKSPKGILKQSPLHSQNNSDGNKFAKLRPNKVSINLPENEISLAQDRSMEGSFRFNNTVVAASAMRSPVWWDGAAALCGSRTIFDVLKEVDADILCLQDVKADEADDMRPLSDLASALGMSYVFAESWAPEFGNALLSRWPISKWRAERICDDKDFRNVIKATVDVPWMGEVNVFGTQLDHLDETWRMKQINAIMHSTNPHFLAGGLNSLDSSDYSSQRWNHIVKYYEQLGKPTPKVEVTNLLKERGYTDSKHFAGECEPVVVIAKGQNVQGTCKYGTRVDYILGSEGLRYAFVPGSYSVVSSKGTSDHHIVKVDIVKVEDGGGKSMSWSKLRKRFVRMSSSSCSSKKWVESEMS; from the exons ATGCAATCAAGATGCACCAATCACGTCTCCCACATGCTCTACGTCCTCAGCCGGCGGCTCCGCCGCCTCTGCTCCACTCTCCGTTGGTTCATGTGGCGGCCCCACCCCCGCCCCAGGGTCATCATCCGCCGCCTCGGCCGCAGAAAGAAACTGGCCTCGAGCCGCAGTTTTGATTTTtaccaaaatcaaaaccgcaGCTCGCGGCCTATCCGCCTGGCGACGTTCAACGCCGCCCTGTTCTCTCTGGCACCGGCCATCCCAGTGCCAGAGAGATCGGCCGTTCTCGTCCAAGAAGACGGGGATTGCCTCAAGTCCCCAAAAGGGATCCTCAAGCAGTCTCCACTTCACTCACAGAACAATTCAGACGGCAACAAATTCGCAAAATTGAGGCCTAATAAAGTCTCAATAAATCTCCCCGAAAACGAGATCTCATTGGCGCAGGACAGATCAATGGAGGGCTCGTTCCGATTCAACAACACCGTCGTCGCGGCTTCGGCCATGAGGTCGCCGGTGTGGTGGGACGGGGCGGCGGCCTTGTGCGGAAGCCGGACAATTTTCGACGTGCTGAAGGAGGTGGATGCGGACATCTTGTGCTTGCAGGATGTGAAGGCGGATGAGGCCGACGACATGAGGCCGCTGTCGGACCTGGCGAGCGCGTTGGGGATGAGCTACGTGTTCGCGGAGAGCTGGGCGCCCGAGTTCGGGAACGCCCTTCTCTCGCGGTGGCCGATCAGCAAGTGGAGAGCGGAGAGGATATGCGATGACAAAGATTTCAG GAATGTGATAAAGGCGACGGTTGATGTGCCATGGATGGGAGAGGTGAATGTGTTCGGCACACAGCTGGATCATCTTGATGAGACGTGGAGAATGAAGCAAATCAACGCCATCATGCATTCAACCAATCCTCATTTTCTTGCAGGAGGCCTCAACTCTCTTGATTCATCGGATTACTCCTCCCAAAGGTGGAACCACATCGTTAAG TACTATGAGCAGTTGGGGAAGCCTACTCCAAAGGTTGAAGTGACCAACTTGTTGAAGGAAAGAGGCTATACAGATTCCAAACATTTTGCAGGGGAATGTGAACCAGTAGTAGTGATAGCCAAAGGCCAAA ATGTGCAGGGGACTTGCAAGTACGGCACTCGTGTGGACTACATTTTGGGGTCGGAAGGCTTGCGCTACGCATTCGTCCCGGGATCCTACTCGGTCGTCTCCTCTAAAGGAACCTCGGATCATCACATTGTTAAGGTTGATATAGTGAAAGTTGAAGATGGTGGTGGAAAGAGCATGAGTTGGAGCAAGTTGAGAAAGAGGTTTGTGAGGATGTCTAGTTCTTCTTGCTCTTCAAAAAAGTGGGTGgagagtgaaatgagttag
- the LOC121808244 gene encoding putative E3 ubiquitin-protein ligase RF298 isoform X1 produces MASMVAKACGSTSNQMPVMTVQEKGSRNKRKFRADPPLADPDKVIPLPSNECTSFEFSAEKYESRGHMNGCDMCCINQDSSDHALKLDLGLSYRSEIGLCRPREDMEASLDEFRDADWSDFTESELEELVLSNLDTIFKSAVKKIIASGYSEEVATRAILRSGLWYGCKDIVSNIVDNTLAFLKSGQDIDPSKEHYFEDLQQMEKYILAELVCLLREVRPFFSTGDTMWCLLICDMNVSHACTMLGDTSSNMNPCVSAQYQLKSELKSSEYSNIVVPCKPKASVPYAHPSEAAHLASVHGGHSFQSEAPEITSGPNSKLKSSFVSNRLVPDKDYQNSTSNISEKTFSATRVSTAAEEKFIGSRKVSAITKREYILRQKSMRFEKHYRTYGSKGASRAGKLSSFNGLVLDKKLKGLAESTGINAKNGPFKINQGVGFEATPENVSSNLPTTTAFSSAPTFGLEAIDQSLLPKSSISSALPLGPVNISPSLPVADAELSLSFPAKTIANPMPISYNIEAANCSYLGSSNDKSLGQWLPQDRKEEMIIKLVPRVRELENELQEWTEWANQRVMQAARRLGKDKAELKTLRQEKEDVERLKKEKQTLEENTMKKLLEMQNALRKASGQVDRANAAVRRLEVENSSLRREMEAAKLHAAESAASCQEVSKREKKTLMKFQSWEKQKNVYQEELSADKLILTQMQQKLKQATDVHDQVEAKLNQEEKAKCELLAQVDSLKKERDQIEVSTQSKEDMIKSRAENNLQKYKDDIARLEKEISQLRLKTDFFKIAALRRGIDGSYASKLTDFRDTPLLKDSAISYISKMVAATGFSGGVKRERECVMCLSEEMSVVFLPCAHQVVCTMCNELHEKQGMKDCPSCRGPILQRVCCLLKLEQLKMHFCLNIIPNSTIFPTK; encoded by the exons ATGGCATCAATGGTTGCAAAGGCTTGTGGCAGTACTTCCAATCAAATGCCGGTTATGACGGTGCAAGAGAAGGGAAGTAGGAATAAGAGGAAATTCCGGGCTGATCCCCCGTTGGCTGATCCAGATAAGGTCATCCCTTTACCTTCAAATGAATGCACCAGCTTCGAATTCTCAGCTGAGAAGTATGAGAGCCGGGGGCATATGAATGGGTGTGATATGTGTTGTATAAACCAAGATAGTTCAGATCATGCTTTGAAACTCGACCTTGGACTGTCGTATAGATCTGAGATAGGCCTGTGCCGGCCTAGAGAGGATATGGAGGCGTCCTTGGATGAGTTCCGTGATGCTGATTGGAGCGACTTTACAGAATCCGAGCTAGAAGAGCTCGTTTTGAGCAATTTGGACACAATTTTCAAGAGTGCtgtaaagaaaataattgcTAGTGGTTATAGTGAAGAAGTTGCAACTAGGGCTATTTTGAGGTCCGGCCTTTGGTACGGGTGCAAGGACATTGTATCAAATATAGTGGATAACACACTAGCATTCCTTAAAAGTGGGCAGGATATTGACCCCTCTAAGGAGCACTATTTTGAGGATTTGCAGCAGATGGAGAAGTATATATTGGCCGAGCTCGTGTGCCTTCTGAGAGAGGTCAGACCTTTCTTTAGCACCGGGGACACAATGTGGTGTCTATTGATATGTGATATGAATGTGTCGCACGCTTGTACCATGCTTGGTGATACGAGTTCAAATATGAACCCCTGCGTTTCTGCTCAATATCAATTGAAATCAGAGCTCAAAAGCTCCGAATATAGTAACATAGTAGTTCCTTGTAAGCCCAAAGCCTCAGTGCCGTATGCTCACCCATCTGAAGCAGCTCACCTGGCTTCAGTTCACGGTGGACATAGCTTCCAATCAGAGGCACCTGAGATAACTAGTGGGCCTAACTCGAAGCTAAAAAGCTCTTTTGTTTCAAACAGGCTTGTTCCAGATAAAGATTATCAAAATTCGACGTCTAATATTAGTGAAAAAACTTTCTCTGCAACAAGAGTCTCTACTGCTGCTGAGGAGAAGTTTATTGGCAGTAGGAAAGTTTCTGCGATTACAaaaagggagtatatattacgTCAAAAGTCAATGCGTTTTGAGAAACACTACCGCACGTATGGCTCTAAAGGTGCATCTAGAGCTGGTAAGCTTAGCAGTTTTAATGGCCTAGTCTTGGATAAGAAACTTAAGGGTCTGGCGGAGTCTACAGGCATAAATGCCAAGAACGGCCCGTTCAAGATTAACCAGGGAGTCGGATTTGAAGCCACTCCAGAGAATGTGAGTAGTAATCTTCCAACAACTACAGCTTTCTCTTCAGCTCCAACATTTGGGCTGGAAGCTATTGATCAATCTTTGTTGCCTAAATCGAGTATCTCATCTGCCTTACCTTTGGGGCCAGTCAACATCTCCCCTTCTTTACCAGTTGCTGATGCGGAGCTTTCTCTGTCTTTCCCTGCCAAAACCATTGCTAATCCGATGCCAATCAGCTACAACATTGAGGCTGCCAATTGTAGTTATCTTGGCTCGTCAAATGACAAGTCTCTCGGCCAGTGGCTCCCCCAGGATAGGAAAGAAGAGATGATTATAAAGCTGGTCCCAAGAGTGAGGGAATTGGAAAATGAGCTCCAAGAATGGACAGAGTGGGCGAATCAGAGGGTCATGCAAGCTGCACGAAGACTTGGCAAAGACAAAGCCGAGCTTAAAACCCTTAGGCAGGAGAAGGAGGATGTGGAGAGGCTGAAGAAAGAAAAGCAAACATTAGAGGAGAACACCATGAAAAAACTTTTGGAGATGCAGAATGCTCTACGCAAAGCGAGCGGCCAAGTAGATCGAGCTAATGCAGCTGTTCGTCGTCTTGAAGTTGAGAATTCTTCATTAAGGCGGGAAATGGAAGCTGCTAAGTTACATGCTGCAGAGTCAGCTGCGAGCTGCCAAGAGGTGTCAAAGAGGGAGAAGAAGACCCTCATGAAGTTTCAGTCGTGGGAGAAGCAGAAGAACGTTTATCAAGAGGAGCTCTCGGCGGACAAATTGATATTGACACAAATGCAGCAGAAACTAAAGCAGGCTACAGATGTACATGATCAAGTTGAG GCCAAGTTGAATCAGGAGGAAAAAGCAAAGTGCGAACTGCTTGCGCAAGTCGATTCATTGAAAAAAGAGAGAGACCAAATTGAAGTCTCCACACAATCCAAGGAGGATATGATCAAGTCAAGAGCTGAAAACAATCTACAGAAGTATAAAGACGATATAGCAAGGCTCGAAAAAGAAATTTCCCAGCTGAGGTTAAAGACCGACTTCTTCAAGATAGCTGCCCTTAGAAGAGGTATAGACGGAAGCTATGCCAGTAAACTTACCGACTTCAGAGACACACCTCTCTTGAAAGACTCCGCCATCTCTTACATCTCCAAAATGGTGGCAGCCACGGGCTTCAGCGGGGGTGTGAAGCGTGAGAGGGAATGCGTGATGTGCCTCTCCGAGGAGATGTCCGTGGTATTCCTCCCGTGTGCGCATCAGGTGGTGTGCACAATGTGCAACGAGCTCCACGAGAAGCAGGGAATGAAGGACTGCCCTTCCTGCCGGGGCCCAATCCTGCAACGTGTCTGT TGTTTATTGAAGTTGGAGCAGTTAAAGATGCACTTTTGTCTGAATATCATCCCAAATTCCACCATCTTcccaacaaaataa
- the LOC121808279 gene encoding uncharacterized protein At4g15545-like, whose translation MLAKESSRFDLPEELLEVLPQDPFEQLDVARKITSIALSTRVDSLESELSELRQHLADRDNIIAGMESQLHSLDASFAEASEKLAAAQKEKENLVKENEQLSNTVKKLNRDVTKLEAFRKTLMRSLQDDEDNPASGPKANLTNLPNNIEDDSDLPPNQTASAQSQISDAGILNSVDTDVEAARARVPHSFLLASQNSTPRLTPPGSPPSLSASGSPYRTPKPLSPRRQRHSISVASTRGLYDDRSSVFSSMPSSQFSSMSSMESGSQPGKTRVDGKEFFRQVRSRLSYEQFSAFLANVKELNSHKQTKEETLGKADEIFGPDNKDLYAIFEGLITRNVQ comes from the exons ATGCTGGCGAAAGAATCGTCGAGGTTCGACCTTCCCGAGGAATTGCTGGAGGTTTTGCCTCAGGATCCATTCGAGCAGCTCGATGTAGCCCGCAAAATCACCTCCATTGCCCTATCCACACGCGTCGACTCGCTCGAATCGGAGTTGTCGGAGCTCCGGCAGCACCTCGCCGACCGCGACAACATCATCGCCGGCATGGAGTCGCAGCTCCATTCGCTCGACGCCTCCTTCGCCGAGGCTTCCGAGAAGCTCGCTGCTGCGCAGAAGGAGAAG GAGAACTTGGTGAAGGAGAATGAGCAGCTGAGCAACACTGTGAAGAAGCTGAACAGGGATGTAACTAAG TTGGAAGCATTCAGAAAGACGTTGATGCGGTCTCTTCAAGACGATGAGGATAACCCT GCAAGTGGTCCTAAGGCCAATCTGACAAATCTGCCTAACAATATTG AGGATGATTCTGATTTACCGCCTAACCAAACTGCTTCCGCTCAAAGCCAAATCTCCGATGCTGGAATTTTAAATTCTGTGGACACTGATGTTGAAG CCGCGAGGGCTCGTGTACCACATAGCTTCTTACTAGCATCACAAAATAGCACGCCTCGTCTCACACCTCCAGGTTCCCCTCCGAGTCTGTCTGCCTCTGGATCTCCGTATAGGACGCCCAAACCCTTGTCTCCAAGGAGACAGAGACACTCGATTTCTGTTGCATCAACAAGAGGTCTTTACGATGATAGGTCTTCTGTGTTTTCTTCTATGCCTTCAAGCCAGTTCAGTTCAATGTCAAGCATGGAATCGGGATCACAACCAG GGAAAACACGCGTTGATGGAAAAGAATTCTTTCGCCAAGTCAG GTCTCGCCTATCCTACGAGCAGTTCAGCGCATTTCTTGCAAACGTGAAGGAACTTAACTCCCACAAGCAAACAAAGGAG GAAACATTAGGGAAGGCGGATGAAATCTTCGGTCCCGATAATAAGGACCTCTACGCCATCTTTGAGGGGCTAATCACTCGTAACGTGCAGTGA
- the LOC121808273 gene encoding receptor-like cytosolic serine/threonine-protein kinase RBK2 has protein sequence MENDTQHSSSPPRENENACEAADESTDGQFLVVGHRLLYSTSSITLSAEDLRVLDMDETELEGCSSSGDDDQEEVSVITKLVSEAEAAKAAEKSDSQWKGFLRKLKKGPHVHFQTFHPSIPHILSIKKLSSRRRASRGTQSLPDLTTQLDGDLYYCFETSWKCFTLADLKEATNNFSPGNLIGEGGYSEVYKGHLEDGQLVAVKRLIRGSQEEMTADYLSELGILVHVNHPNISRVIGYGVEGGMHLVLPLSVNGCLSSMLKDATENLTWNLRYNISIGIASGLCYLHEGCQRRIIHRDIKSANILLTEDLHPQISDFGLAKWLPDQWTHLNVSNVEGTFGYLPPEFFLHGTVDEKTDVYAYGVLLLELISGRPAIDDHNKSVVMWAKPLLINKGIEELADPSLDSDYDWEQLNRMVMVASLCIHQNSTDRPQMSQVVRMLQGDEGILQGKKKFQKRPALKRLCPLEMITEEEANSIKPSCHRGHRSEPSLEAVEET, from the exons ATGGAAAATGACACTCAACATTCGTCTTCCCCTCCAAG GGAAAATGAGAATGCATGCGAGGCTGCTGACGAAAGTACCGATGGGCAGTTCCTCGTAGTTGGACATAGACTGCTCTATTCCACTTCTTCCATAACTCTCTCTGCTGAAG ATTTGAGAGTTTTAGACATGGATGAGACTGAGTTAGAAGGGTGCTCGTCCAGTGGAGATGATGATCAAGAAGAAGTGAGTGTCATCACAAAGCTCGTTTCAGAGGCAGAAGCAGCTAAGGCAGCTGAAAAATCCGACTCCCAATGGAAAGGGTTCCTCCGCAAGCTGAAAAAGGGCCCCCATGTGCATTTTCAGACCTTTCATCCTTCCATACCTCACATTCTTTCGATAAAGAAGCTTTCTTCGAGAAGAAGAGCTTCCCGGGGCACTCAGAGTTTACCCGACCTCACTACTCAGTTAGACGGGGACTTGTATTATTGCTTTGAAACCTCTTGGAAATGCTTTACTCTTGCAGACCTCAAAGAAGCAACAAACAATTTTAGCCCAG GAAACTTGATTGGAGAAGGCGGCTATTCTGAAGTTTACAAGGGACACTTGGAAGATGGACAACTAGTAGCAGTTAAGAGGTTGATTAGGGGATCACAAGAGGAGATGACAGCAGATTATTTATCAGAGCTCGGCATTTTAGTCCATGTCAACCATCCGAACATTTCAAGAGTTATTGGTTATGGAGTCGAAGGAGGGATGCACCTTGTTCTTCCGTTATCCGTTAATGGATGCTTGTCGTCTATGCTAAAAG ATGCAACGGAGAATTTGACGTGGAATCTCAGATATAATATTTCCATAGGCATTGCTTCTGGTCTTTGCTACCTTCATGAGGGGTGCCAACGACGAATTATCCACAGAGATATCAAGTCTGCCAATATTTTGCTAACTGAAGATCTTCATCCTCAG ATTTCAGATTTTGGGTTAGCAAAATGGCTTCCTGATCAGTGGACTCACCTTAATGTTTCGAATGTCGAGGGCACATTTGG CTATCTCCCTCCCGAGTTTTTCCTGCACGGTACAGTTGATGAGAAAACTGATGTTTATGCATACGGTGTGTTATTGCTGGAGCTCATTAGCGGCCGCCCAGCTATAGACGACCACAATAAAAGTGTTGTGATGTGG GCCAAACCTCTGCTAATTAACAAGGGCATTGAAGAGCTAGCTGATCCATCTCTCGATAGTGATTACGACTGGGAACAGCTGAATCGAATGGTTATGGTTGCTTCATTATGCATTCATCAAAATTCGACAGATAGGCCTCAGATGAGCCAG GTTGTGAGGATGTTGCAAGGCGATGAAGGCATATTGCAGGGCAAGAAAAAGTTCCAAAAACGGCCTGCACTGAAGAGGCTATGCCCGTTAGAGATGATTACGGAAGAAGAAGCCAACTCAATCAAGCCTTCGTGCCATAGAGGCCACAGAAGCGAGCCATCTTTGGAAGCAGTTGAGGAGACCTAG
- the LOC121808244 gene encoding putative E3 ubiquitin-protein ligase RF298 isoform X2, with protein sequence MASMVAKACGSTSNQMPVMTVQEKGSRNKRKFRADPPLADPDKVIPLPSNECTSFEFSAEKYESRGHMNGCDMCCINQDSSDHALKLDLGLSYRSEIGLCRPREDMEASLDEFRDADWSDFTESELEELVLSNLDTIFKSAVKKIIASGYSEEVATRAILRSGLWYGCKDIVSNIVDNTLAFLKSGQDIDPSKEHYFEDLQQMEKYILAELVCLLREVRPFFSTGDTMWCLLICDMNVSHACTMLGDTSSNMNPCVSAQYQLKSELKSSEYSNIVVPCKPKASVPYAHPSEAAHLASVHGGHSFQSEAPEITSGPNSKLKSSFVSNRLVPDKDYQNSTSNISEKTFSATRVSTAAEEKFIGSRKVSAITKREYILRQKSMRFEKHYRTYGSKGASRAGKLSSFNGLVLDKKLKGLAESTGINAKNGPFKINQGVGFEATPENVSSNLPTTTAFSSAPTFGLEAIDQSLLPKSSISSALPLGPVNISPSLPVADAELSLSFPAKTIANPMPISYNIEAANCSYLGSSNDKSLGQWLPQDRKEEMIIKLVPRVRELENELQEWTEWANQRVMQAARRLGKDKAELKTLRQEKEDVERLKKEKQTLEENTMKKLLEMQNALRKASGQVDRANAAVRRLEVENSSLRREMEAAKLHAAESAASCQEVSKREKKTLMKFQSWEKQKNVYQEELSADKLILTQMQQKLKQATDVHDQVEAKLNQEEKAKCELLAQVDSLKKERDQIEVSTQSKEDMIKSRAENNLQKYKDDIARLEKEISQLRLKTDFFKIAALRRGIDGSYASKLTDFRDTPLLKDSAISYISKMVAATGFSGGVKRERECVMCLSEEMSVVFLPCAHQVVCTMCNELHEKQGMKDCPSCRGPILQRVCVRYALP encoded by the exons ATGGCATCAATGGTTGCAAAGGCTTGTGGCAGTACTTCCAATCAAATGCCGGTTATGACGGTGCAAGAGAAGGGAAGTAGGAATAAGAGGAAATTCCGGGCTGATCCCCCGTTGGCTGATCCAGATAAGGTCATCCCTTTACCTTCAAATGAATGCACCAGCTTCGAATTCTCAGCTGAGAAGTATGAGAGCCGGGGGCATATGAATGGGTGTGATATGTGTTGTATAAACCAAGATAGTTCAGATCATGCTTTGAAACTCGACCTTGGACTGTCGTATAGATCTGAGATAGGCCTGTGCCGGCCTAGAGAGGATATGGAGGCGTCCTTGGATGAGTTCCGTGATGCTGATTGGAGCGACTTTACAGAATCCGAGCTAGAAGAGCTCGTTTTGAGCAATTTGGACACAATTTTCAAGAGTGCtgtaaagaaaataattgcTAGTGGTTATAGTGAAGAAGTTGCAACTAGGGCTATTTTGAGGTCCGGCCTTTGGTACGGGTGCAAGGACATTGTATCAAATATAGTGGATAACACACTAGCATTCCTTAAAAGTGGGCAGGATATTGACCCCTCTAAGGAGCACTATTTTGAGGATTTGCAGCAGATGGAGAAGTATATATTGGCCGAGCTCGTGTGCCTTCTGAGAGAGGTCAGACCTTTCTTTAGCACCGGGGACACAATGTGGTGTCTATTGATATGTGATATGAATGTGTCGCACGCTTGTACCATGCTTGGTGATACGAGTTCAAATATGAACCCCTGCGTTTCTGCTCAATATCAATTGAAATCAGAGCTCAAAAGCTCCGAATATAGTAACATAGTAGTTCCTTGTAAGCCCAAAGCCTCAGTGCCGTATGCTCACCCATCTGAAGCAGCTCACCTGGCTTCAGTTCACGGTGGACATAGCTTCCAATCAGAGGCACCTGAGATAACTAGTGGGCCTAACTCGAAGCTAAAAAGCTCTTTTGTTTCAAACAGGCTTGTTCCAGATAAAGATTATCAAAATTCGACGTCTAATATTAGTGAAAAAACTTTCTCTGCAACAAGAGTCTCTACTGCTGCTGAGGAGAAGTTTATTGGCAGTAGGAAAGTTTCTGCGATTACAaaaagggagtatatattacgTCAAAAGTCAATGCGTTTTGAGAAACACTACCGCACGTATGGCTCTAAAGGTGCATCTAGAGCTGGTAAGCTTAGCAGTTTTAATGGCCTAGTCTTGGATAAGAAACTTAAGGGTCTGGCGGAGTCTACAGGCATAAATGCCAAGAACGGCCCGTTCAAGATTAACCAGGGAGTCGGATTTGAAGCCACTCCAGAGAATGTGAGTAGTAATCTTCCAACAACTACAGCTTTCTCTTCAGCTCCAACATTTGGGCTGGAAGCTATTGATCAATCTTTGTTGCCTAAATCGAGTATCTCATCTGCCTTACCTTTGGGGCCAGTCAACATCTCCCCTTCTTTACCAGTTGCTGATGCGGAGCTTTCTCTGTCTTTCCCTGCCAAAACCATTGCTAATCCGATGCCAATCAGCTACAACATTGAGGCTGCCAATTGTAGTTATCTTGGCTCGTCAAATGACAAGTCTCTCGGCCAGTGGCTCCCCCAGGATAGGAAAGAAGAGATGATTATAAAGCTGGTCCCAAGAGTGAGGGAATTGGAAAATGAGCTCCAAGAATGGACAGAGTGGGCGAATCAGAGGGTCATGCAAGCTGCACGAAGACTTGGCAAAGACAAAGCCGAGCTTAAAACCCTTAGGCAGGAGAAGGAGGATGTGGAGAGGCTGAAGAAAGAAAAGCAAACATTAGAGGAGAACACCATGAAAAAACTTTTGGAGATGCAGAATGCTCTACGCAAAGCGAGCGGCCAAGTAGATCGAGCTAATGCAGCTGTTCGTCGTCTTGAAGTTGAGAATTCTTCATTAAGGCGGGAAATGGAAGCTGCTAAGTTACATGCTGCAGAGTCAGCTGCGAGCTGCCAAGAGGTGTCAAAGAGGGAGAAGAAGACCCTCATGAAGTTTCAGTCGTGGGAGAAGCAGAAGAACGTTTATCAAGAGGAGCTCTCGGCGGACAAATTGATATTGACACAAATGCAGCAGAAACTAAAGCAGGCTACAGATGTACATGATCAAGTTGAG GCCAAGTTGAATCAGGAGGAAAAAGCAAAGTGCGAACTGCTTGCGCAAGTCGATTCATTGAAAAAAGAGAGAGACCAAATTGAAGTCTCCACACAATCCAAGGAGGATATGATCAAGTCAAGAGCTGAAAACAATCTACAGAAGTATAAAGACGATATAGCAAGGCTCGAAAAAGAAATTTCCCAGCTGAGGTTAAAGACCGACTTCTTCAAGATAGCTGCCCTTAGAAGAGGTATAGACGGAAGCTATGCCAGTAAACTTACCGACTTCAGAGACACACCTCTCTTGAAAGACTCCGCCATCTCTTACATCTCCAAAATGGTGGCAGCCACGGGCTTCAGCGGGGGTGTGAAGCGTGAGAGGGAATGCGTGATGTGCCTCTCCGAGGAGATGTCCGTGGTATTCCTCCCGTGTGCGCATCAGGTGGTGTGCACAATGTGCAACGAGCTCCACGAGAAGCAGGGAATGAAGGACTGCCCTTCCTGCCGGGGCCCAATCCTGCAACGTGTCTGTGTACGTTACGCTCTCCCTTAA
- the LOC121808287 gene encoding probable prolyl 4-hydroxylase 4, with protein MYKFCCISLFLLVVIASIPRKSSCNSIVNPSKVRSISWKPRAFVYEGFLTDEECNHLISLAKSELKRSQVADNESGESKLSEVRTSSGMFIGKAKDPIIAGIEDKIATWTFLPKENGEDIQVLRYEPGQKYDPHYDYFADKENIARGGHRIATVLMYLSDVEKGGETVFPSAEESPRRRSVSTQEEFSECGRQGPAVKPRKGDALLFYSLYPDATPDTTSLHAGCPVDEGEKWSATKWIHVDSFDKVVGGNCADSNENCERWASLGECNKNPEYMIGSSDLPGYCRKSCKVC; from the exons ATGTACAAATTTTGTTGCATCTCCTTGTTTCTACTGGTGGTGATCGCATCAATACCGCGGAAATCTTCGTGCAATTCGATAGTCAATCCGTCCAAAGTCAGAAGCATCTCATGGAAACCTAG AGCTTTTGTGTACGAAGGTTTTCTTACGGATGAGGAATGCAATCATTTAATTTCTCTG GCGAAATCGGAGCTGAAGAGGTCACAGGTGGCGGACAATGAGTCTGGGGAAAGTAAGCTGAGTGAGGTTCGGACTAGTTCTGGAATGTTTATTGGGAAAGCGAAG GATCCTATCATTGCCGGCATAGAAGACAAGATTGCAACATGGACATTTTTACCAAAAG AAAATGGAGAAGACATACAAGTATTGCGTTATGAACCTGGACAGAAATATGATCCTCACTATGACTATTTTGCGGATAAGGAAAATATAGCTCGTGGTGGACACCGGATAGCAACTGTGCTAATGTATCTCTCTGATGTTGAAAAGGGAGGTGAAACTGTCTTCCCCTCTGCGGAG GAATCACCTCGTCGTAGGTCTGTTTCAACACAGGAAGAGTTCTCCGAGTGTGGAAGACAAGGTCCTGCTG TGAAGCCACGCAAAGGGGACGCGCTCCTGTTCTATAGTCTCTATCCAGATGCAACTCCAGATACCACAAGTCTGCATGCTGGCTGCCCTGTGGATGAAGGCGAGAAGTGGTCTGCAACGAAGTGGATTCATGTCGATTCCTTTGATAAAGTCGTAGGCGGAAACTGCGCTGACTCAAATGAGAATTGCGAAAGATGGGCTTCCCTTGGCGAATGCAACAAGAACCCAGAATACATGATCGGCTCTTCGGACCTCCCAGGTTACTGTCGAAAGAGTTGCAAAGTATGTTAA